From the genome of Aspergillus chevalieri M1 DNA, chromosome 8, nearly complete sequence, one region includes:
- a CDS encoding putative ABC transporter (COG:Q;~EggNog:ENOG410PFN7;~InterPro:IPR043926,IPR027417,IPR003593,IPR010929, IPR034003,IPR003439,IPR013525;~PFAM:PF01061,PF00005,PF06422;~TransMembrane:12 (i285-304o319-339i360-383o395-413i425-445o530-552i964-982o988-1009i1029-1055o1075-1093i1100-1121o1133-1152i);~go_component: GO:0016020 - membrane [Evidence IEA];~go_component: GO:0016021 - integral component of membrane [Evidence IEA];~go_function: GO:0005524 - ATP binding [Evidence IEA];~go_function: GO:0042626 - ATPase-coupled transmembrane transporter activity [Evidence IEA];~go_process: GO:0055085 - transmembrane transport [Evidence IEA]), whose protein sequence is MADKYRSEVLYNPEDDLHYATLTVRDTLIFALKSRTPGKTSRIPDESRKDYQNTYLTAIAKLFWIEHAMGTKIGNELIRGISGGEKKRVSLGEAMVTKGSTQCWDNSTKGLDASTALEYVQSLRSLTDTAEVSSLVALYQASESLFRQFDKVILIEDGKCAYFGRTEHAKAYFERLGFECPQRWTTPDFLTSVSDPNARRIKCGWEGRIPRSAEDFQRAYRKSDDFKAAFADIKVFEKEIESQRKEREVARSKIKKKNYTVSLYKQIMILTHRQFLVMIGDSQSLVIKWGVVTFQALIIGSLFFDLPQTSDGVFTRGGVMFFILLFNALLAMAELTAAFQSRPILMKHKSFCFYRPAAYALAQVVVDVPLVFVQVVLFDVIVYFMSNLSRTASQFFVNFLFIFLLTMTMYSFFRALGALVSSLDVATRLTGVAIQALVVYTGYLIPPWKMHPWLKWLIWINPVQYCFEAIMANEFYNLDIRCEPPSIVPIGPNAVPGHQSCAIQGSTPDSTIVRGANYIRSAYTYTRSHLWRNFVIVIGWFIFFVAMTVLGMEMQKPNKGGMAVTVYKRGEAPKEIGQTIMEKKKPEDEESGERDTARPDSRENESGETMEKVEGIAENTSIFTWQNVTYTIPFESGQRKLLQNVQGYVKPGRLTALMGASGSGKTTLLNALAQRINFGVVTGTFLVDGKPLPKSFQRATGFAEQMDIHEPTATVRESLRFSALLRQPKDVPVKEKYDYCEKVIDLMEMRHIAGATVGSMGFGLNQEQRKRLTIAVELASKPELLLFLDEPTSGLDSLAAFNIVRFLRRLADAGQAVLCTIHQPSAVLFDQFDELLLLKAGGRVVYNGELGQDSQKLIKYFENNGGKKCPPDANPAEYMLEVIGAGNPDYSGQDWADVWENSTKYKELMEDINRIVETRAVNTHQRNKNDDKEFAMPLWTQIMATTRRAFIAYWRTPEYALGKFMLHIFTGLFNTFTFWHLGNSYIDMQSRLFSVFMTLTISPPLIQQLQPRYLHFRGLYESRESSSKIYSWIAFVASTILPEIPYSIVAGSIYFNCWYWGIWFPRTSFRTGFTWLLLMLFELFYIGFGQFIAALSPNDLFASLLVPAFFTFVVAFCGVVVPYHALPHFWQSWMYWLTPFHYLLEAFLSVVVHEVPMRCVEREESWFTVPPGQSCEGYAGGFVRQAGGYVRDAGGCKLQRLLSA, encoded by the exons ATGGCAGATAAATATCGCTCTGAAG TGCTTTACAACCCCGAAGATGATCTTCATTATGCAACCCTAACAGTGCGAGATACTCTAATTTTCGCTCTGAAGTCTCGTACCCCAGGCAAGACATCCCGAATCCCCGACGAGAGCCGGAAAGATTATCAAAACACCTACTTGACTGCTATTGCAAAGTTGTTCTGGATCGAACATGCGATGGGTACAAAAATCGGCAACGAGCTAATCCGAGGAATATCTGGCGGCGAGAAGAAACGTGTATCCTTAGGCGAGGCCATGGTCACAAAGGGCAGTACACAGTGCTGGGATAACTCAACCAAAGGCCTCGACGCGAGTACGGCTTTGGAATACGTGCAAAGCTTGAGAAGCCTAACAGACACTGCCGAAGTTTCTTCATTGGTGGCTCTTTATCAGGCCTCTGAAAGCCTGTTTCGTCAATTCGACAAGGTCATCCTTATAGAAGATGGCAAGTGTGCTTACTTTGGTCGTACGGAGCACGCAAAAGCCTACTTCGAGCGACTGGGCTTCGAATGTCCTCAACGATGGACAACACCTGATTTTCTGACATCTGTTAGCGATCCAAATGCACGGCGCATCAAATGTGGATGGGAAGGGCGGATTCCGCGTTCTGCTGAAGATTTCCAAAGAGCATACCGCAAAAGTGACGATTTTAAGGCGGCTTTCGCGGATATTAAGGTGTTTGAAAAAGAGATAGAGtctcaaagaaaagaacgaGAAGTCGCCAGAAGCAAgataaagaaaaagaattacACCGTCTCACTCTACAAGCAGATTATGATTCTTACCCACAGACAGTTTCTTGTCATGATTGGAGACAGTCAGTCTCTAGTAATCAAATGGGGCGTGGTCACCTTCCAGGCACTCATTATAGGGAGTCTGTTCTTCGACCTTCCGCAGACCAG TGATGGTGTCTTCACGAGAGGTGGAGTGATGTTCTTCATCCTTCTTTTCAATGCTCTACTTGCAATGGCCGAGCTCACAGCAGCCTTCCAGAGTCGGCCGATTCTAATGAAGCATAAAAGTTT TTGCTTTTATCGTCCAGCAGCTTATGCTCTGGCCCAAGTCGTGGTCGATGTCCCACTTGTATTTGTTCAGGtggtgctgtttgatgtgattGTCTACTT TATGTCGAACCTTTCGAGGACGGCCTCTCAATTCTTCGTCAATTTCCTTTTTATATTCTTGCTCACCATGACCATGTACTCTTTCTTCCGGGCCCTAGGAGCGTTGGTCTCGTCACTTGATGTTG CTACACGCCTTACTGGAGTTGCAATTCAAGCCTTGGTTGTCTATACAG GATATCTCATCCCACCCTGGAAAATGCACCCCTGGCTCAAGTGGTTAATCTGGATCAACCCCGTGCAATACTGCTTCGAAGCAATAATGGCAAACGAATTCTACAATCTGGATATTCGATGCGAGCCGCCTTCCATTGTCCCAATTGGTCCTAATGCTGTGCCGGGCCACCAAAGCTGCGCAATACAGGGCAGCACTCCGGATTCGACAATTGTTCGTGGTGCAAACTATATCCGAAGCGCTTACACATACACTCGATCACACCTATGGCGGAACTTTGTCATCGTGATTGGATGGTTTATCTTCTTTGTCGCAATGACGGTACTGGGCATGGAAATGCAGAAACCGAATAAGGGCGGTATGGCAGTTACTGTTTACAAGAGGGGCGAAGCACCAAAAGAAATTGGGCAGACAATtatggaaaagaagaaacctGAAGACGAGGAATCCGGCGAACGGGATACTGCCAGACCCGACTCCAGGGAGAACGAGTCGGGAGAAACCATGGAAAAGGTTGAGGGGATTGCTGAAAATACGTCAATTTTCACGTGGCAAAATGTCACTTATACGATACCGTTCGAAAGCGGACAGAGGAAGCTGTTGCAGAATGTTCAGGGTTATGTCAAGCCTGGTCGTCTTACGGCTTTAATGGGGGCTTCTGGTTCAGG CAAAACCACTCTACTCAATGCTTTGGCGCAACGTATTAATTTTGGTGTTGTTACTGGCACGTTCTTGGTGGATGGAAA ACCCCTCCCAAAAAGCTTCCAAAGAGCAACCGGCTTCGCCGAACAAATGGACATCCATGAACCCACAGCAACAGTCCGCGAATCCCTCCGCTTCTCagccctcctccgccaaccCAAAGACGTTCCTGTCAAAGAGAAATACGACTACTGCGAAAAGGTCATCGATCTAATGGAAATGCGTCACATCGCCGGTGCAACGGTTGGATCCATGGGTTTTGGACTAAACCAGGAACAGCGCAAAAGGCTCACCATTGCAGTTGAGTTGGCAAGTAAGCCAGAGTTACTACTGTTCTTAGACGAACCTACATCTGGTCTTGATTCTTTGGCCGCTTTTAATATTGTCCGCTTTCTACGACGGCTAGCGGATGCCGGACAGGCAGTTCTGTGTACAATTCATCAGCCGTCTGCTGTGCTTTTTGACCAGTTTGATGAATTACTATTGTTAAAGGCAGGTGGTAGAGTCGTTTATAATGGGGAGCTGGGGCAGGATTCCCAGAAGCTTATTAAGTACTTCGAGAATAATGGTGGTAAGAAGTGTCCTCCGGATGCGAACCCGGCAGAG TACATGCTCGAAGTCATCGGCGCTGGAAACCCAGACTATAGTGGACAGGATTGGGCTGACGTCTGGGAGAACTCTACCAAATACAAAGAGCtgatggaggatatcaaTCGAATAGTTGAAACCCGCGCTGTTAATACACATCAGAGAAACAAAAATGACGACAAAGAGTTCGCCATGCCGCTCTGGACTCAGATCATGGCTACTACGAGGCGTGCTTTTATTGCATACTGGCGAACCCCGGAATATGCACTG GGCAAATTCATGCTTCACATCTTCACCGGCCTCTTCAACACGTTCACCTTCTGGCACTTGGGAAACAGTTATATCGACATGCAATCACGGCTGTTTTCTGTTTTCATGACGCTTACCATCTCACCCCCATTAATCCAGCAACTGCAACCACGATACCTTCATTTCCGTGGTCTCTATGAATCCCGCGAATCCAGTTCCAAAATCTACTCCTGGATCGCATTCGTCGCCAGCACCATCCTTCCCGAAATACCCTATTCCATTGTCGCAGGGTCCATCTACTTCAACTGCTG GTACTGGGGCATCTGGTTCCCCCGCACCTCATTTCGCACCGGCTTCACCTGGCTCCTCCTAATGCTCTTCGAGCTCTTCTACATCGGCTTCGGGCAATTCATCGCCGCCCTGTCCCCGAACGACCTCTTCGCCTCCCTCCTCGTCCCcgccttcttcaccttcgTCGTGGCTTTCTGCGGCGTCGTCGTGCCCTACCACGCGCTGCCGCATTTCTGGCAGTCCTGGATGTACTGGCTTACGCCGTTTCATTATCTGCTTGAGGCATTTTTAAGCGTTGTTGTGCATGAAGTTCCTATGAGGTGTGTCGAGAGAGAGGAGAGTTGGTTTACGGTGCCGCCGGGGCAGAGTTGTGAAGGGTATGCTGGGGGGTTTGTGCGGCAGGCTGGGGGGTATGTTCGGGATGCGGGGG GCTGCAAGCTTCAACGTCTTCTATCAGCATAA
- a CDS encoding uncharacterized protein (COG:Q;~EggNog:ENOG410PFN7;~InterPro:IPR029481;~PFAM:PF14510), producing the protein MEASNTRQGRPAVQSVALESMAPSTTTDTRSATDAAPIDNPPSSEENQNSSKPVYENQHTKDDPEAGLSAQNSASSGDSGGQDLDQIRKLVSRMFGRERKENSQEEKMRHSGVVWKDLTVKGVGVGAVIQPTILDIFLGIPRLVKKLLTKGRKSAGTGKPPTRTIIDGFTVCSSELHYTSLNSHIYRAVSVLGRCFSFLDDLVQDALLS; encoded by the coding sequence ATGGAGGCATCAAATACCCGGCAAGGAAGACCTGCTGTGCAATCAGTGGCCCTCGAGTCCATGGCTCCAAGTACAACAACCGATACACGCTCCGCTACAGACGCGGCGCCAATCGACAATCCACCTTCCAGCGAAGAGAATCAGAACTCCTCCAAGCCAGTGTACGAGAACCAGCATACCAAGGATGATCCAGAAGCAGGACTCTCTGCCCAGAACAGTGCATCCAGCGGGGATAGCGGAGGCCAAGATCTAGACCAGATACGAAAGTTGGTTTCGCGGATGTTCGGCCgggagaggaaggaaaaTTCGCAGGAAGAAAAAATGAGGCATTCGGGAGTTGTGTGGAAGGATCTCACTGTCAAAGGTGTGGGCGTGGGAGCTGTCATTCAGCCGACAATCCTTGATATCTTTCTGGGGATACCGAGGTTGGTCAAGAAGCTCCTAACAAAGGGTAGGAAGAGTGCTGGTACTGGGAAACCGCCGACGAGGACAATCATCGACGGCTTCACGGTATGCTCTTCAGAACTTCATTATACAAGTCTTAACTCTCACATATATAGGGCTGTGTCCGTCCTGGGGAGATGCTTCTCGTTCTTGGACGACCTGGTTCAGGATGCTCTACTTTCTTGA